A window from Chitinophaga filiformis encodes these proteins:
- a CDS encoding GxGYxYP domain-containing protein, whose amino-acid sequence MITPINGTVRPLTAFLLLIQLFITPAMAQITWPAGQLLPSFPATAQTQDLFILRETSSRWEAEGPSLSHKTGRLETDGWLCQTGIDAADEHMIYGPYDASIPAGPNVAEFRMKVDNNTANDDPVVDVDVRNATNGQLLASRTITRRQFSIAGDYVNFTLPFTLPANNQSIELRVYWRGTSYTKVDWVGVQQNASSAEMYLFASLKGIVNRTQPRLFSYEGDAFAEGQYTWLRSLGLSWSETSDKWSLISKYRSEISGLIVYDPAQIHTVNLATMLAKDRKALIASPLLLSRLTAAPYNLPILVDLRGQFSSKLQVYQSIYNNYWPSLDHRVLIGLNPEIHKAALREYAVATGLATIWLDPNVAGESELLNSFLGSMPAGSNYMGWWQDEGSGVERASRYGVATVASDWATNLTVHSGMPRTVNTKPMPAKPALQNKMYVAFILSDGDNLQYVEHLMRKLWDNPDRGTVPIGWTISPAMLDAMPGALNYYWQSSTNNDNLISGPSGYGYAYPNSWPDQARLNLFASKTDEYNRRAGLRVITIWNTITGGINQNVGQAFAANAPYTLGLTAQNTGGGLTIYNNSLPGMALSCNYCTNEQAMKDHITSASAGWNGTSPRFIIIQAQPWQNVTPTSFKNVANSLNANYVVVRPDHIFQLIREANGLPVNPQ is encoded by the coding sequence ATGATCACACCAATTAACGGGACTGTCCGCCCGCTAACCGCATTTTTATTGCTCATCCAGTTGTTCATTACGCCGGCAATGGCACAGATAACCTGGCCTGCAGGACAACTCCTTCCCTCTTTTCCCGCTACGGCGCAGACCCAGGACCTTTTCATCCTGCGCGAAACATCTTCCCGCTGGGAAGCAGAAGGACCCTCGCTAAGTCATAAGACCGGAAGATTAGAAACAGACGGCTGGCTATGCCAGACCGGCATCGACGCCGCAGATGAGCACATGATCTACGGTCCCTACGACGCCAGCATTCCCGCAGGCCCCAATGTAGCCGAGTTCCGCATGAAGGTGGACAACAACACCGCCAATGACGATCCTGTTGTGGATGTAGATGTCAGGAACGCTACCAACGGCCAGCTTCTTGCCTCGAGAACCATCACGCGCAGGCAGTTCTCTATCGCGGGCGACTATGTGAACTTTACGTTACCATTTACACTCCCTGCCAATAATCAGTCCATCGAGCTCCGCGTGTACTGGCGCGGCACTTCCTATACGAAAGTGGACTGGGTGGGCGTTCAGCAGAATGCCTCTTCCGCAGAGATGTATCTGTTCGCATCCCTGAAGGGTATTGTTAACAGAACCCAGCCACGCCTTTTCTCTTATGAAGGAGATGCATTTGCAGAAGGACAATATACATGGCTGCGTTCCCTGGGATTAAGCTGGTCTGAAACCTCCGACAAATGGAGCCTTATCAGTAAATACCGTAGTGAAATATCAGGATTGATCGTCTACGACCCGGCACAGATACACACGGTCAACCTGGCCACCATGCTGGCGAAAGACCGGAAAGCGCTGATCGCTTCACCACTGCTGTTATCACGCTTAACTGCAGCCCCTTACAACCTGCCCATATTAGTGGACCTGCGGGGTCAATTCAGCAGCAAACTGCAGGTATACCAGTCCATCTACAACAACTACTGGCCCTCCCTCGATCATCGCGTGCTGATAGGCCTGAACCCTGAGATCCATAAAGCGGCGCTCCGTGAATACGCAGTAGCAACAGGGCTTGCTACCATCTGGCTGGATCCCAACGTAGCCGGTGAAAGTGAATTGCTGAACAGCTTTTTAGGTTCCATGCCGGCCGGCTCCAATTATATGGGATGGTGGCAGGACGAAGGCTCCGGTGTTGAAAGGGCGTCAAGATATGGTGTTGCCACTGTTGCCAGCGACTGGGCTACCAATCTCACCGTTCACAGCGGTATGCCCAGAACGGTCAATACGAAGCCAATGCCGGCCAAACCTGCCCTCCAAAACAAAATGTATGTGGCGTTTATATTGAGCGACGGCGACAATCTGCAATATGTCGAGCACCTGATGCGCAAATTGTGGGATAATCCTGACCGGGGCACTGTCCCCATCGGCTGGACAATTTCACCAGCTATGCTCGATGCAATGCCCGGAGCATTGAATTATTACTGGCAGAGTTCCACCAACAACGACAACCTGATCTCCGGTCCATCCGGCTACGGTTACGCTTATCCCAACAGCTGGCCCGATCAGGCACGTTTGAACCTGTTCGCGTCCAAAACAGACGAGTATAACCGTCGTGCAGGATTGAGGGTTATCACCATCTGGAACACCATTACAGGCGGTATTAACCAGAACGTAGGACAGGCATTTGCCGCCAATGCGCCTTATACGCTGGGCCTCACCGCCCAGAATACCGGCGGCGGGCTCACCATCTACAACAACAGTCTTCCGGGTATGGCGCTTTCCTGCAACTACTGCACCAATGAACAGGCCATGAAAGATCATATTACTTCCGCTTCCGCGGGATGGAATGGTACTTCGCCACGGTTCATCATAATACAGGCGCAGCCCTGGCAAAATGTAACGCCTACAAGCTTTAAGAACGTGGCTAATTCCCTTAACGCCAACTACGTAGTAGTGCGTCCCGATCATATATTCCAGCTTATCCGGGAAGCCAACGGTCTTCCGGTGAATCCGCAATAA
- a CDS encoding Crp/Fnr family transcriptional regulator, whose translation MFDHFEAYITAYGELSKDELKYMRSLAIVKKLCRRQLFLKEGEVCRHKAFVVKGMLRTFQLKDDGSEHILRFAAENSWSVVHDSYNKQLPSKYNIDALEDTDIIMWKREDFDEIMSAIPIIRAFSDRLKENNLDASMERIMMNISYSVEEKYENFINSFPDIFRRVPLHMVASYLGVSRETLTRVRQARLRQQKDATEG comes from the coding sequence ATGTTTGATCATTTTGAAGCTTATATAACTGCCTATGGTGAGCTTAGCAAAGATGAGCTGAAATACATGCGTTCACTGGCAATAGTGAAGAAGCTCTGCAGGCGGCAGCTGTTTTTGAAAGAAGGGGAGGTGTGCCGTCATAAGGCATTTGTTGTAAAAGGCATGTTGAGAACCTTCCAGCTGAAAGACGACGGTTCCGAGCACATCCTGCGGTTTGCCGCAGAGAACAGCTGGAGCGTGGTGCATGATAGTTATAACAAGCAGCTGCCATCAAAATATAATATTGACGCCCTGGAAGATACTGATATCATCATGTGGAAACGGGAAGATTTTGATGAGATAATGAGCGCCATACCTATCATCAGGGCCTTCTCGGACAGGCTGAAGGAAAATAACCTGGACGCAAGTATGGAAAGGATCATGATGAACATCAGCTATAGTGTTGAAGAGAAATACGAGAACTTCATCAACTCTTTCCCGGATATATTCAGGCGTGTGCCATTGCACATGGTAGCGTCTTATCTTGGCGTATCAAGAGAAACGCTGACACGTGTGAGGCAGGCCCGCCTCAGGCAACAGAAGGATGCAACCGAAGGATAA
- a CDS encoding SDR family oxidoreductase has product MRVFVTGATGFVGTAVVQELLAAGHQVLGLARSEEAVAKLTAAGAEVHRGTLEDLDRLREAALAADGIIHTAFIHDFSNMAASAATDQTAITTFIEALAGTGKPLVVTSGIATIGGLEGGRLGTEKDAPNPETPGRHRVRSEEITLAAAARGLRASVVRLPTSVHDKDDHGFVPALINIARKKGVSAYIGEGRNRWPAVHRLDAARVYRLALEKGAAGTRFHAIGDEGIPTRDIAAAIGKQLGLPVVSIPPAEAADHFSWLGHFFAVDCPASGTLTQEWLGWQPVHPGLIEDLSNGSYFGDGK; this is encoded by the coding sequence ATGCGTGTTTTTGTCACTGGCGCCACAGGTTTTGTCGGTACAGCCGTTGTCCAGGAGCTGCTTGCAGCGGGCCACCAGGTATTGGGCCTGGCCCGTTCGGAGGAGGCTGTTGCAAAGCTCACCGCTGCCGGCGCTGAAGTACACAGGGGTACACTGGAAGACCTCGACAGACTCAGGGAAGCGGCGCTTGCTGCGGATGGTATCATCCACACGGCCTTCATCCACGACTTTTCCAACATGGCAGCCTCCGCTGCAACAGACCAGACGGCCATTACAACCTTTATCGAAGCCCTGGCAGGAACGGGCAAGCCCCTGGTAGTCACCTCAGGTATTGCCACCATCGGGGGCCTCGAAGGCGGCCGGCTGGGAACGGAAAAAGACGCTCCTAATCCCGAAACGCCGGGCAGGCACCGTGTTCGCTCTGAAGAGATCACACTGGCTGCCGCTGCCAGAGGGCTACGCGCTTCAGTAGTGCGGCTCCCCACATCCGTACACGATAAGGACGATCATGGCTTCGTTCCGGCCCTTATCAACATTGCCCGTAAGAAAGGCGTTTCCGCCTACATCGGGGAAGGGCGCAATCGCTGGCCGGCAGTACACCGCCTGGATGCTGCCCGTGTTTACAGACTGGCACTGGAGAAAGGAGCCGCCGGTACCAGGTTCCATGCCATTGGCGATGAAGGTATTCCTACCCGCGATATCGCCGCCGCCATCGGTAAGCAACTGGGACTGCCGGTGGTGTCCATACCACCCGCCGAAGCTGCAGACCATTTCAGCTGGCTGGGACATTTCTTCGCAGTGGACTGCCCCGCGTCCGGCACCCTGACGCAGGAATGGCTGGGATGGCAACCGGTACATCCGGGGCTGATTGAAGATCTCAGTAACGGAAGCTATTTTGGCGACGGAAAGTAA
- a CDS encoding AraC family transcriptional regulator, with translation MENIPVRNIITVEEGEPSNNFNIRDLQELLAGKDMIQELHRHNFFYVLALKTGAGRHDIDFTSYEVAGNTVFFMRPGQVHQLTLKAASTGYLMSFKADFYTPQDKTSNQLLRKASAMTHYRPDNEGFEKINTPLANMFREYSSKQEQYQEVIRANLHIFFVELIRQYNKASSANVNLYTQERLEEFVSLLETHITHIKQASEYADMMHLSLYQLNAITKSTLGKTCSEMINEHIILEAKRYLLATSSQVNQVADQLGYEDVSYFIRFFRKHTGHTPEMYRQQFRSA, from the coding sequence ATGGAGAACATTCCCGTCAGGAATATTATTACAGTCGAAGAAGGGGAACCTTCTAACAACTTCAACATCCGCGACCTGCAGGAGCTACTCGCCGGGAAAGACATGATCCAGGAGCTTCACCGGCATAATTTCTTTTATGTACTGGCATTAAAAACAGGCGCAGGCAGGCATGATATAGATTTCACATCGTATGAGGTTGCCGGCAATACTGTTTTCTTTATGCGCCCCGGACAAGTACATCAGCTTACATTGAAAGCTGCCAGCACAGGTTACCTCATGTCATTTAAAGCCGACTTCTATACGCCGCAGGATAAGACGTCCAATCAACTATTACGCAAAGCAAGCGCCATGACGCATTATCGCCCGGATAATGAAGGATTCGAAAAGATCAATACCCCCTTAGCCAATATGTTCCGGGAATACAGCAGCAAACAGGAACAATACCAGGAAGTCATCAGGGCCAACCTGCATATCTTCTTCGTGGAACTGATAAGGCAATATAACAAAGCATCCTCCGCTAATGTTAACCTCTATACACAGGAACGGCTGGAAGAATTTGTATCGCTGCTGGAAACACATATCACTCATATTAAACAGGCCTCTGAATATGCTGATATGATGCACCTTTCTCTCTATCAGCTGAATGCCATCACAAAATCAACATTGGGCAAAACGTGCTCTGAAATGATCAATGAGCATATCATCCTGGAAGCAAAACGATACCTGCTGGCCACTTCCAGCCAGGTGAACCAGGTAGCGGACCAATTGGGCTATGAAGATGTCTCTTATTTTATCCGGTTCTTTAGAAAGCACACAGGACATACGCCGGAAATGTACAGACAACAGTTCAGATCAGCCTAA
- a CDS encoding class I SAM-dependent methyltransferase: protein MQQKWDERYKEPEFAFGKAPNLFFKEWLPKFTPGKILMPADGEGRNGVFAARLGWEVTSFDYSIEGQSKALQLAKENQVRLEYIVGDFDDLHFEKETFDAIGLIYAHFSADKKSLFHRKLNEYLKPGGVIILEAFSSRHLYFNNLDPKVGGPKEIDMLYSEAEIKADFDNYEMLQLAEEEIQLNEGKYHIGKGAVIRFVGRKIR from the coding sequence ATGCAACAGAAATGGGATGAACGTTATAAAGAACCTGAATTTGCCTTTGGTAAAGCCCCTAATCTCTTTTTCAAAGAATGGCTTCCAAAATTCACCCCGGGCAAGATACTGATGCCGGCCGACGGAGAAGGACGTAATGGTGTTTTCGCAGCGCGGCTGGGATGGGAAGTGACAAGCTTCGATTATAGCATAGAAGGCCAGTCAAAGGCTTTACAACTGGCAAAAGAAAACCAGGTCAGGCTTGAATATATTGTGGGCGACTTTGATGATCTCCATTTTGAGAAAGAAACGTTCGATGCTATCGGGCTTATTTACGCGCATTTTTCAGCTGATAAAAAATCTCTCTTCCACAGGAAATTAAATGAGTATCTAAAACCCGGCGGTGTTATCATACTGGAAGCATTCAGCAGCAGGCACCTGTACTTCAACAACCTGGATCCGAAGGTAGGAGGCCCAAAAGAGATAGACATGTTATATTCCGAAGCGGAAATAAAGGCCGATTTTGACAACTATGAAATGCTGCAGCTGGCTGAGGAAGAAATTCAGCTGAATGAGGGCAAATATCATATTGGCAAAGGCGCCGTGATCAGGTTCGTAGGAAGAAAGATCAGGTAA
- a CDS encoding winged helix-turn-helix transcriptional regulator gives MLTREGCPKTMLSIKDALEALEGRWKLLILFSLYAGPKRFKQISKEVGGITDKMLSKELKHLEANKLVKRETHDTFPPAVEYSITAHGMSLEKVLDELHFWGLAHRKEIMGK, from the coding sequence ATGCTGACACGGGAAGGATGCCCTAAAACGATGCTTTCTATCAAAGATGCCCTGGAGGCGCTGGAAGGACGATGGAAACTGCTGATTTTATTCTCATTGTACGCTGGTCCGAAGCGATTTAAACAGATATCAAAGGAAGTCGGTGGTATCACCGATAAAATGCTGTCTAAGGAATTAAAGCATTTAGAAGCCAATAAGCTGGTAAAGCGTGAAACGCATGATACCTTCCCGCCGGCTGTGGAGTACTCGATCACAGCGCATGGTATGTCCCTGGAAAAGGTGCTGGACGAACTGCATTTCTGGGGGCTGGCACACCGCAAAGAGATCATGGGGAAGTAA
- a CDS encoding DoxX family protein has protein sequence MTNQQPSSRALNIVLWIAQVFLAAGFLWAAAMKLLQPIEKLAAMWPWTGEVPSLIVRLLGIIDLLGALGLILPALLRIKPRLTATTALAIIALMICASVFHIVRGEAAAIWFNIFFAAIAAFIAWGRGKK, from the coding sequence ATGACAAATCAACAGCCATCTTCCAGGGCACTGAATATCGTCCTCTGGATAGCGCAGGTATTCCTGGCAGCCGGTTTTCTCTGGGCGGCCGCTATGAAATTATTACAGCCTATCGAAAAACTGGCAGCCATGTGGCCATGGACCGGGGAAGTACCTTCCCTCATTGTAAGACTGCTCGGAATAATAGATCTCCTGGGCGCTCTCGGGCTAATACTACCTGCTTTACTGCGTATTAAACCAAGGCTTACGGCAACTACGGCGCTGGCCATCATTGCACTCATGATATGCGCCAGTGTCTTTCATATTGTACGGGGGGAAGCAGCTGCAATATGGTTCAACATCTTCTTTGCTGCTATTGCGGCATTCATAGCCTGGGGAAGAGGGAAAAAATAA
- a CDS encoding PhnA domain-containing protein has product MKLDELLLKRSENQCELCKSTAALKIYEVPPASGADADNSILICNTCRTQLEKKAELDSNHWRFLSETMWSEVPGIQVVSWRMLNRLKQESWAMENLEMMYLDDERLAWAKATGDHENDAAVELHKDCNGQVLQDGDAVVLIKSLDVKGSTLNAKMGTVVKNIRLVENNTAQIEGKIEGQVIVILTQYVRKQS; this is encoded by the coding sequence ATGAAACTGGACGAACTACTACTGAAAAGAAGTGAAAATCAATGTGAACTGTGCAAATCGACAGCGGCTTTAAAGATCTATGAGGTGCCGCCTGCTTCAGGTGCAGATGCAGACAATAGTATCCTTATCTGTAATACATGCAGGACGCAGCTGGAAAAGAAGGCCGAATTGGACAGCAATCATTGGCGCTTCTTATCGGAAACCATGTGGAGCGAGGTGCCTGGCATCCAGGTTGTTTCCTGGCGTATGCTGAACCGCCTGAAGCAGGAAAGCTGGGCCATGGAGAACCTGGAAATGATGTACCTGGACGATGAGCGGCTGGCCTGGGCGAAAGCGACCGGCGATCATGAGAACGATGCCGCAGTAGAGCTGCACAAGGATTGTAACGGTCAGGTACTGCAGGACGGAGACGCGGTAGTGCTTATCAAGTCATTGGATGTTAAAGGCTCTACACTGAATGCTAAAATGGGTACAGTGGTGAAGAATATCCGCCTGGTAGAGAACAATACCGCGCAGATAGAGGGCAAAATAGAAGGGCAGGTGATCGTGATCCTGACACAGTATGTGAGGAAACAGAGTTAG
- a CDS encoding Crp/Fnr family transcriptional regulator, producing MYASLISAIEYFIRLDDTEKELISSLAIPKTFAKGDYFLREGQVCREVGFIEKGLIRYYMTNNNGEEITQSFGKENEFTCNYQSFLDHSVSTLAIQCLEPSEILVIPYNNLQRIYEEVKEGQKFGRLACEYIYLQATSQLRSMYTDNPEQRYINFVNNYPDLQQRVPQYYISSFVGVKPPSLSRIRKRLIL from the coding sequence ATGTATGCCAGCCTCATCTCAGCCATCGAATATTTCATCCGTCTTGACGATACGGAGAAGGAATTAATATCATCACTTGCCATTCCTAAAACATTTGCAAAAGGTGATTATTTTTTGCGGGAAGGCCAGGTATGCCGTGAGGTGGGCTTTATTGAAAAGGGACTGATCCGCTATTACATGACCAACAACAATGGCGAAGAGATCACCCAGTCCTTCGGTAAGGAAAACGAATTCACCTGCAATTATCAAAGCTTTCTCGATCACTCTGTATCCACATTGGCCATCCAGTGCCTGGAGCCCAGCGAAATACTGGTCATCCCCTACAATAACCTGCAAAGGATATATGAAGAGGTGAAAGAGGGGCAGAAATTCGGCCGGCTTGCCTGCGAATATATCTACCTGCAGGCGACAAGCCAGTTAAGATCTATGTATACGGATAACCCCGAACAGCGCTATATCAATTTCGTAAATAACTATCCGGATCTGCAACAGCGGGTACCCCAGTATTATATTTCCTCCTTTGTCGGCGTGAAGCCGCCCTCGCTGAGCCGTATAAGAAAAAGACTTATCTTATGA
- a CDS encoding DUF4267 domain-containing protein produces MKKTSAAIAYGLTFITGSLLIFIGARFFLSPDVAEHAFGIQTVTGNDFSFHYIKGIRDLSVGIAILAMLLTRTQRGLAILLLAGSLVPVTDFLVVLNAPTHLTSQLYPHLTAIVLGLLLGCYYLFTKPQPASYVAL; encoded by the coding sequence ATGAAAAAAACAAGTGCTGCAATCGCTTATGGGCTCACCTTCATTACCGGTTCGCTGCTCATATTTATCGGCGCCCGCTTTTTCCTCTCACCCGATGTAGCTGAGCATGCCTTTGGTATACAGACTGTTACCGGCAACGATTTTTCCTTTCATTACATCAAAGGCATACGGGATCTTTCGGTTGGCATTGCCATACTGGCGATGCTGCTGACACGTACCCAAAGGGGCCTGGCTATCCTGTTGCTGGCCGGATCTCTCGTTCCGGTCACCGATTTCCTGGTCGTGCTGAACGCTCCCACCCATCTTACATCACAATTGTATCCTCATTTAACGGCCATTGTACTTGGCCTGCTGCTCGGATGCTATTATCTCTTCACCAAACCTCAACCTGCTTCATATGTTGCTCTTTAA
- a CDS encoding GH92 family glycosyl hydrolase has protein sequence MRNSTAGPFMLGLAMLFAATSGKGQSPGSYTKYVNTFVGTAPLTDPKILGYQLPEGWRSWAGLTFPGSSLPNAMVQLSPMTEYGSGAGYEYEDTVILGFTHTNKGHWNLCNIPILPLSNPGATFGSRFSHKKESASPGFYQVYLDDYNVNVNLTSTLRCGYHQYTYKNNAGRQILFDLAKANNRISDWHIEQAGTSAVQGYQRAGGNIYFYAVLNTPIEKLEKNQEGQLNGYAIVHVKDGSNGPVELKIGLSFVSTENAKQNLEQEIGNRSFADIRSEANRTWEKLLSSIQVKGGTEKQRRMFYSCLYRSFLWPALRSDVNGEFTDAKGKVTKAGFNYYTEPSLWDTYRNKDVLLGLISPQVTLDVIKSMKDVGDKTGFIPTFFHGDHGASSIAGAYLRGIDNFDVKGTYEILLRNANVEGARPHLKEYIEKGYISDPDIADPHVETKAAAGVSKTLEYSYDDYSLAQIAKKLGDTANYRILMARSKNYRNMFDPGTRFMRGRLADGSWIKNFNPQYPYYEYMYREANAWQVSFFAPHDMKGLIELYGGAKGFESKLDSLFTLPWNPQYIARNVETMIGQYCHGNQPDHEAPFAYYFIGKPEKSQKMIDTILNSLYGIGEEGIALCGMDDAGEMSAWYVLSASGLYTYSATDPEYLVTVPLFDEVKWRTSTGKLLTLTKKGKGRALTAISVNGKEQKGYFVPHDLFRNGGKIEIVTK, from the coding sequence ATGAGGAATTCCACCGCAGGTCCTTTCATGCTTGGGCTTGCCATGCTATTTGCTGCCACGTCAGGTAAAGGGCAGTCGCCAGGCAGCTACACGAAATATGTCAATACTTTCGTGGGCACAGCGCCGCTTACAGATCCGAAGATCCTGGGCTACCAGTTACCGGAAGGCTGGCGCTCCTGGGCAGGCCTTACATTTCCCGGCAGCTCTTTGCCGAATGCGATGGTACAGTTAAGTCCGATGACAGAATACGGATCAGGCGCCGGATATGAATACGAGGATACCGTTATCCTGGGCTTTACGCATACCAACAAAGGACACTGGAATCTATGTAACATTCCCATCCTGCCGCTTTCCAATCCGGGCGCTACATTCGGCTCGAGGTTCTCGCACAAAAAAGAAAGTGCCTCCCCTGGCTTTTACCAGGTGTACCTGGACGACTACAACGTAAACGTCAATCTGACCTCCACGCTGAGATGCGGCTATCATCAGTACACCTATAAAAACAACGCAGGAAGACAGATACTCTTTGACCTGGCCAAAGCCAACAACAGGATCTCCGACTGGCATATTGAACAAGCGGGCACCTCAGCTGTACAGGGCTATCAGCGTGCAGGCGGTAATATCTACTTCTATGCCGTACTGAACACCCCTATAGAAAAACTGGAAAAAAACCAGGAAGGCCAGCTTAACGGTTATGCCATCGTTCATGTAAAGGACGGCAGCAATGGTCCTGTTGAACTGAAAATAGGATTATCATTCGTCAGCACGGAAAATGCGAAGCAGAACCTTGAACAGGAGATCGGCAACAGATCATTTGCCGATATCCGTAGTGAAGCGAACCGTACATGGGAAAAATTACTATCCTCCATACAGGTAAAAGGCGGTACTGAAAAACAAAGAAGGATGTTCTATTCCTGCCTGTACAGGTCATTCCTCTGGCCGGCCTTACGCAGTGATGTAAACGGGGAATTCACGGATGCAAAAGGCAAAGTGACCAAAGCCGGTTTTAACTACTATACCGAGCCTTCTCTCTGGGACACCTACCGCAACAAAGATGTGCTGTTGGGACTGATCTCTCCCCAGGTAACGCTCGACGTCATCAAATCCATGAAAGACGTGGGCGATAAAACAGGATTCATCCCCACCTTCTTCCATGGCGACCATGGCGCGTCTTCCATTGCAGGGGCCTATCTCCGGGGTATCGACAACTTTGACGTGAAAGGCACCTATGAAATATTACTGAGGAATGCCAATGTAGAAGGCGCCCGTCCGCACCTGAAAGAGTACATTGAAAAAGGTTATATCTCCGATCCGGATATTGCAGATCCGCATGTAGAAACAAAGGCAGCAGCAGGCGTATCTAAAACACTGGAATATTCCTACGACGACTATTCCCTTGCCCAGATAGCCAAAAAGCTGGGCGATACCGCCAATTACCGGATACTGATGGCAAGATCCAAAAACTACAGGAATATGTTTGATCCCGGCACACGCTTTATGAGAGGAAGACTGGCGGACGGATCCTGGATCAAAAACTTCAATCCGCAGTACCCCTACTACGAATATATGTACCGGGAAGCCAATGCATGGCAGGTCTCCTTCTTCGCCCCTCATGATATGAAAGGCCTGATCGAACTGTATGGCGGAGCGAAAGGATTTGAATCCAAACTGGATTCTCTCTTCACCCTTCCATGGAACCCGCAGTACATTGCCAGGAATGTGGAAACCATGATAGGCCAGTATTGCCATGGCAATCAGCCAGACCATGAAGCGCCCTTTGCCTATTATTTCATCGGTAAACCGGAAAAATCACAAAAGATGATCGACACCATCCTCAATAGCCTGTACGGCATTGGAGAAGAAGGTATCGCCCTCTGCGGAATGGATGATGCAGGAGAGATGTCGGCATGGTATGTATTAAGCGCTTCGGGCCTGTATACGTATTCCGCTACCGATCCTGAATACCTTGTAACCGTTCCGCTTTTCGACGAAGTGAAATGGCGGACCAGCACCGGCAAGCTGCTGACCCTAACAAAAAAGGGAAAAGGCAGAGCCCTTACAGCCATCAGCGTGAACGGAAAAGAACAGAAAGGATACTTCGTACCTCATGACCTCTTCAGGAATGGCGGGAAGATTGAGATCGTTACCAAATAA
- a CDS encoding DinB family protein, translated as METSKVKALLIQFNHTTQHWIDQLEHYSIDMLLQQPQADGWSLGQVYVHIIEDTNFYLEQMKAALASKNRYAERSMRSRARIMFQNNDFPDMALENPFNDINLTPPQSKDELVQALTSIKAEVNSLFDNIDLSTALGKTEHPGFAFFDAFEWLQFAEMHMRHHLRQKKRIDEKLFPHLVR; from the coding sequence ATGGAAACCAGCAAAGTAAAAGCCTTACTTATACAATTCAATCATACTACACAGCATTGGATAGATCAACTGGAACACTATTCAATCGACATGCTGCTTCAACAGCCGCAGGCTGATGGGTGGTCGCTGGGACAGGTGTATGTGCACATTATAGAAGATACCAATTTCTACCTGGAGCAGATGAAAGCGGCGCTGGCATCAAAGAACCGCTATGCTGAAAGAAGTATGCGTTCACGTGCCAGGATCATGTTTCAGAACAATGATTTCCCCGATATGGCGCTTGAGAATCCGTTTAACGATATCAATTTAACACCGCCGCAAAGTAAGGATGAATTAGTGCAGGCGCTGACATCTATTAAAGCAGAAGTGAATAGCTTGTTTGATAACATTGACCTGTCAACCGCACTCGGAAAAACAGAACATCCGGGGTTTGCGTTCTTTGATGCCTTTGAATGGCTGCAGTTTGCGGAAATGCATATGAGGCATCATCTGCGACAAAAGAAAAGGATCGATGAGAAGCTTTTTCCTCACCTGGTGAGGTGA